Proteins encoded together in one Phyllostomus discolor isolate MPI-MPIP mPhyDis1 chromosome 6, mPhyDis1.pri.v3, whole genome shotgun sequence window:
- the LOC114500670 gene encoding cytochrome c oxidase subunit 8A, mitochondrial → MSALTPLLLRGLTGPARRLLVPRAQVHSKPPREPLGTMDVAIGLTSCFLCILLPAGWVLSHLESYKKGE, encoded by the exons ATGTCTGCGCTGACGCCGCTGCTGCTGAGGGGCCTAACGGGCCCGGCCCGGCGGCTCCTGGTGCCGCGCGCCCAGGTCCATTCCAAGCCTCCGCGGGAGCCGCTCGGGACCATG GATGTCGCCATCGGGCTCACCTCCTGCTTCCTGTGCATCCTCCTGCCGGCCGGCTGGGTCTTGTCTCACCTGGAGAGCTACAAGAAGGGGGAGTGA